Proteins encoded within one genomic window of Paenarthrobacter sp. JL.01a:
- a CDS encoding IMPACT family protein has protein sequence MEIEDESRATRYTTLASGPDFRHELEIRRSRFITVLRRSGDEHTARDLVAGLRREFHDARHHCSAFVIGPDRMIQRSSDDGEPSGTAGIPMLEALIKRESSPGVTDLSDVAAVVVRYFGGILLGAGGLVRAYSESVSAALDLAPLVQRRRLRLCAIEVPHADAGRLDNELRNAGYVMAETRYEARHAVLRIAVADEPRVIAEAHARVAALTAGNSALRPEATEWVDVPT, from the coding sequence GTGGAAATTGAGGACGAAAGCCGGGCTACCAGATACACCACACTCGCCTCAGGACCCGATTTCCGGCATGAACTGGAGATACGCCGGTCGCGTTTCATCACTGTCCTGCGTCGGTCGGGCGATGAGCACACCGCACGGGATCTCGTGGCGGGGCTGCGACGGGAGTTCCATGACGCGCGGCATCACTGCTCTGCGTTCGTGATCGGCCCGGATCGGATGATCCAACGATCCAGCGACGACGGTGAACCGTCAGGCACTGCGGGCATACCAATGCTTGAAGCACTCATCAAGCGGGAGTCATCGCCGGGGGTGACGGACCTCAGCGACGTCGCCGCCGTCGTCGTCCGCTATTTCGGCGGCATTCTGCTGGGTGCCGGTGGCCTGGTCCGGGCCTACTCTGAGTCGGTCTCTGCGGCGCTGGACCTCGCCCCCCTGGTCCAGCGCCGGCGGCTGCGTTTGTGCGCCATTGAGGTTCCCCACGCGGACGCAGGCCGTCTGGACAACGAGCTCCGCAATGCCGGGTACGTTATGGCGGAGACGCGGTACGAGGCCCGGCATGCCGTCCTCCGGATAGCGGTTGCAGATGAGCCGCGGGTTATAGCGGAGGCCCACGCACGGGTGGCGGCATTGACGGCGGGGAACTCGGCCCTCCGGCCTGAAGCCACTGAATGGGTTGATGTTCCCACCTGA
- the rpsA gene encoding 30S ribosomal protein S1, whose product MTITSTEKPGTPVVAINDIGTAEDFLAAVDATIKYFNDGDLVEGTVVKVDRDEVLLDIGYKTEGVIPSRELSIKHDVDPGEVVAVGDQVEALVLTKEDKEGRLILSKKRAQYERAWGDIEKVKEEDGVVTGTVIEVVKGGLILDIGLRGFLPASLVEMRRVRDLAPYIGQQIEAKIIELDKNRNNVVLSRRAWLEQTQSEVRSTFLNKLEKGQVRPGVVSSIVNFGAFVDLGGVDGLVHVSELSWKHIDHPSEVVEVGQEVTVEVLEVDLDRERVSLSLKATQEDPWQTFARTHALGQVVPGKVTKLVPFGAFVRVEDGIEGLVHISELAVRHVELAEQVVSVGDELFVKVIDIDLERRRISLSLKQANEGVDADSTEFDPALYGMAAEYDEEGNYKYPEGFDPESNEWLEGYEAQRAAWEQQYADAQTRWEAHKKQVAQHAADDAAAATSGESDSGATSYSSEPAAAESNAGTLASDEALAALREKLTGN is encoded by the coding sequence CATCACCTCCACCGAGAAGCCCGGTACCCCCGTAGTCGCCATTAACGACATCGGTACCGCTGAGGACTTCCTCGCAGCTGTCGACGCCACCATCAAGTACTTCAACGACGGAGATCTCGTCGAAGGTACCGTCGTCAAGGTCGACCGCGACGAAGTTCTGCTCGACATCGGTTACAAGACCGAAGGTGTCATCCCTTCCCGTGAGCTTTCCATCAAGCACGACGTCGACCCCGGCGAAGTTGTCGCTGTTGGCGACCAGGTCGAAGCCCTGGTTCTCACCAAGGAAGACAAAGAAGGCCGTCTGATCCTCTCCAAGAAGCGTGCTCAGTACGAGCGTGCCTGGGGCGACATCGAGAAGGTCAAGGAAGAAGACGGTGTCGTTACCGGTACCGTCATCGAGGTTGTCAAGGGTGGCCTCATCCTGGACATCGGCCTGCGCGGCTTCCTGCCCGCATCCCTCGTCGAGATGCGTCGCGTCCGCGACCTGGCTCCGTACATCGGTCAGCAGATCGAAGCCAAGATCATCGAGCTCGACAAGAACCGCAACAACGTTGTTCTGTCCCGCCGTGCATGGCTCGAGCAGACCCAGTCCGAGGTCCGCTCCACGTTCCTCAACAAGCTGGAAAAGGGCCAGGTCCGTCCCGGCGTTGTTTCCTCCATCGTCAACTTCGGTGCATTCGTGGACCTTGGCGGCGTAGACGGCCTCGTCCACGTTTCCGAGCTCTCCTGGAAGCACATCGACCACCCGTCCGAGGTTGTCGAGGTTGGCCAGGAAGTCACCGTCGAGGTCCTCGAAGTGGATCTGGACCGCGAGCGTGTCTCCCTGTCGCTCAAGGCTACGCAGGAAGACCCGTGGCAGACCTTCGCCCGCACCCACGCCCTTGGCCAGGTTGTTCCGGGTAAGGTCACCAAGCTGGTTCCGTTCGGTGCGTTCGTCCGCGTCGAAGACGGCATCGAAGGCCTCGTCCACATCTCCGAGCTGGCTGTCCGCCACGTTGAGCTCGCCGAGCAGGTTGTCTCCGTTGGCGACGAACTGTTCGTCAAGGTCATCGACATCGACCTCGAGCGTCGCCGCATCTCCCTCTCCCTCAAGCAGGCCAACGAGGGCGTTGACGCAGACAGCACCGAGTTCGATCCCGCTCTGTACGGCATGGCCGCTGAGTACGACGAAGAGGGCAACTACAAGTACCCCGAGGGCTTCGACCCCGAGTCGAACGAATGGCTCGAAGGCTACGAAGCACAGCGTGCCGCTTGGGAGCAGCAGTACGCTGACGCCCAGACCCGCTGGGAAGCCCACAAGAAGCAGGTTGCCCAGCACGCTGCCGACGACGCTGCAGCTGCAACGTCCGGTGAGAGCGATTCCGGCGCAACCAGCTACTCCTCGGAGCCGGCTGCAGCTGAGTCGAACGCCGGCACCCTGGCATCCGACGAAGCCCTCGCCGCACTGCGCGAGAAGCTGACCGGCAACTAA